TGTTTTCGTTTATTTAGgtttctcttccttttccccAACCCAACAAAGAAATATCTGCTTCTGTCTCCGCCGTTACCATGGCGGTGGAGTcaatcaaaatcacaaacacagacACAGACACAGACACAGACCCAGACCCAGACCTTTCTCTGGTTTTGTcttgtaaaagaagaaaagaagatgaTGTTGAAGAGGATCCGAAGGAATTTCCACAtcgcaaaagaagaagattagaagaagaagaagaagagccaGATCCGGATGATTCGATCCAGCTGCCTGAATTCATCAAGATCGAAGAACTGCCAGATGCTATACTGTTCGAGATCCTCTATCGACTCCCTTGCCGATGGGCTCTCCAATGTAAGTCTGTGTCGAAGCGCTGGTGTTCTGTGATTTCTCATCATTTGTTTGTTCGCAACGCCATGCTCCACCGACACCCATTCAGTAAGTCAAACACAGACCCCTTTACTCTTGTGTTATACCATGCCAAAAAGATCCTCGCTCTTACATTCGATGAGGACTGTGGCGGTGTTGGTGACGGTGACGGTGACGGACTCGATTTTCTCAACTTTCTTCCCTGTATCGAGTTTGCAAGAAAAAATTATCCCTTTTGCGTCGAAGCATCGTTCAACGATTTATTACTGATACGCAGCGAAGTTCTGCCGATTGTTAATTCAGGCTTTACTGAGTATGTCATCTGTAATCCTATTACCAAACAGTGGATCATTCTCCCTCGCCTTCCGTACCAGGGATATCGCGGAATTGTTTTGGTGGGCTTTATATGCATTCCAGATAGCTGTGATAAAGAGCAGGGATGTATTACCAATGCCCATTACAGTTATAGAGTGGTGCGCATTTATTCTCCCACTCAATCCAACTCTACTCAGATACGTATGCAGATCTTTTCTTCCGACACCGGTGAATGGTGCGACTCTCTTGTTTCGTCACCGCGCGGATTTAATTCCTTGTTTGGAAGGCCTGAGCATGCTGGTGTTGTTGCCTGCAATGGGGTGCTGCATTGGGTGGATGAAAATGATAGAATGATCAGAGGCTTTGTTGTGTTCGATCCATTCAACAATGCACAAGGATGCCGCTATATTGATCCACCCATTGACCTTTCCCTTGGAGAATGGGTCTCCTTTGGAGTGTTCCAAGGGCGTCTCCGGATATTCCAAAATTCTTCTTTGCAATACCCTCGCAGTTTTTCTGTTTGGGAACTCGAGGATTACAACAATGCTGGTACATGGTGTCtgaaatacaaaatttactTCAAGGACATGGTTTCAGAATGTTCCGATCTCCTCAAGATGGCAAAGGAAAAGATCTCAACTGGGTCATTGTTAGCTTTCCATCCAAATGTTGGCgaatttgtttttttacaaTTTCGCAAATGCATTGTTTTGTGTAACATGCGGACGAGGGTATTAACAATGGCCGGCCGACTGGAAAAACTTTTACCATGCAAAAGTATATACTCTGATAGCATACCTACAAAATATGTCTTCTTAGTTGGGCAACCATCGTGGCCAACACCAGTACCTCTCCCATTGAAGTTTGAATGCCCTTCCCCATTTTTATGGAGCGAGTTTGTTTCTAAACGTCAAAAGCAAAAGAAGCAACGGCAAGAAGTTGAGAAGTTGAGGGCAGCGCCAACACCAATTCCTCTCCCAGTTTGAATGCCCTTggttttaaactacaaaactcaAGAAGTTGGaagtaagtttttattttgtcttttaatcTTTCCTCCAACTTTTATGATGCTTTTCCTCCATCCCATGCAGACTGTTTTCTGTTTTGAGATGACAACGAAGCAGTTA
The sequence above is drawn from the Quercus robur chromosome 7, dhQueRobu3.1, whole genome shotgun sequence genome and encodes:
- the LOC126692281 gene encoding putative F-box protein At3g23970 isoform X3; translation: MAVESIKITNTDTDTDTDPDPDLSLVLSCKRRKEDDVEEDPKEFPHRKRRRLEEEEEEPDPDDSIQLPEFIKIEELPDAILFEILYRLPCRWALQCKSVSKRWCSVISHHLFVRNAMLHRHPFSKSNTDPFTLVLYHAKKILALTFDEDCGGVGDGDGDGLDFLNFLPCIEFARKNYPFCVEASFNDLLLIRSEVLPIVNSGFTEYVICNPITKQWIILPRLPYQGYRGIVLVGFICIPDSCDKEQGCITNAHYSYRVVRIYSPTQSNSTQIRMQIFSSDTGEWCDSLVSSPRGFNSLFGRPEHAGVVACNGVLHWVDENDRMIRGFVVFDPFNNAQGCRYIDPPIDLSLGEWVSFGVFQGRLRIFQNSSLQYPRSFSVWELEDYNNAGTWCLKYKIYFKDMVSECSDLLKMAKEKISTGSLLAFHPNVGEFVFLQFRKCIVLCNMRTRVLTMAGRLEKLLPCKSIYSDSIPAKYVFLVGQPSWPTPVPLPLKFECPSPFLWSEFVSKRQKQKKQRQEVEKLRAAPTPIPLHV